In Aigarchaeota archaeon, a single window of DNA contains:
- the argS gene encoding arginine--tRNA ligase has translation MGRKPLTVKILFNESSEILKEAGLSDPKLEIPKSSEYGDVSCTSAFELARRLNKSPMEVALDIASKVKSIIERKKGLIKSVEVIRPGFINFYADWPSYAVKIIEEVLSAKAYGSSDIGKGRRVLIEHTSVNPNKALHVGHARNVCLGSALARLYEFAGFDVLVANYIDDSGSQMADIILGIRHLGYPIEPPEGMRFDEYCGDKIYVEVNRLLEQNPQLSEKKRQLIKEIEDRSSDNFMFSREIAIRVLKEQLKTCWRLGASYDILNRESDVVAFGLWEEVFSKLKKNNACYLATSGPKANCWLLDLSGHKTLSKEGDEVLVKSDGTTTYVARDIAYAAWKLGIIERDFKYKIFDKNKDQSDILITDIDGEIEFKLKNIDMTITVVDVRQRRPQEIVKYALGLIGADSSKYVHFAYEVVSLSTKEAERMGLNVGDTEFVHMKGREGIYVKVDSVIDSIKKKVMYETAQRHPEWPPQKVEHVAENVAIGALVYALVKGDADKIIIFDREEALKIEGDTGPYLQYSYARACRILEKSPIKEEVKRREALEKQEIALLREISLFPLVVEESVKLMLLKKLANYAYNLASAFNNFYESCPVLTDDEETMKFRLSLIKAYLITMGNCLRILGIPIVEEM, from the coding sequence GTGGGAAGAAAGCCGTTGACCGTGAAGATACTATTCAATGAATCGTCAGAGATCTTAAAGGAAGCTGGGCTGTCAGACCCAAAGCTTGAGATACCAAAATCTTCAGAATATGGTGACGTCTCATGCACTTCCGCCTTTGAACTTGCTAGAAGATTGAATAAAAGTCCAATGGAAGTTGCTTTAGACATCGCATCGAAGGTTAAAAGTATTATCGAAAGAAAGAAAGGTCTAATAAAATCCGTAGAGGTCATTAGACCTGGATTCATCAATTTCTATGCTGATTGGCCTTCATACGCAGTTAAAATAATTGAGGAAGTCCTATCCGCCAAGGCATACGGTTCCTCCGACATAGGAAAGGGGCGACGCGTACTCATAGAACATACAAGTGTGAATCCGAATAAGGCACTACACGTGGGTCATGCGAGGAATGTGTGCCTCGGTAGCGCATTAGCCAGGTTATACGAGTTTGCAGGCTTTGACGTCTTAGTGGCCAACTATATCGATGACAGTGGGAGCCAGATGGCCGACATCATACTGGGCATCAGACATCTAGGATACCCAATAGAACCACCGGAGGGTATGAGGTTTGACGAGTATTGTGGTGACAAAATCTACGTCGAGGTCAACAGGTTGCTAGAACAGAACCCTCAGCTATCTGAGAAGAAACGTCAGTTAATTAAAGAAATAGAAGATAGATCAAGCGACAACTTCATGTTCAGTAGAGAGATAGCTATCAGGGTCTTGAAAGAGCAACTAAAGACTTGCTGGAGGTTAGGCGCATCCTATGACATTCTAAACAGAGAAAGTGATGTTGTTGCATTCGGATTATGGGAAGAAGTATTTTCAAAACTTAAGAAAAATAATGCTTGCTATCTCGCGACCTCTGGACCAAAGGCCAACTGTTGGTTGTTGGATCTCTCGGGTCACAAAACGCTCAGCAAAGAGGGTGATGAAGTGCTGGTAAAAAGTGATGGGACTACAACGTACGTGGCAAGAGACATAGCGTATGCCGCATGGAAACTCGGAATCATTGAAAGAGACTTTAAGTACAAAATATTTGACAAAAATAAGGATCAAAGTGACATACTCATAACTGATATAGACGGTGAGATCGAGTTTAAACTTAAGAATATTGATATGACAATAACTGTCGTGGATGTAAGGCAGAGACGACCGCAGGAGATAGTGAAATATGCACTTGGACTAATTGGTGCAGACTCATCGAAATATGTGCACTTCGCTTATGAGGTCGTTTCTCTGAGCACGAAAGAAGCAGAAAGGATGGGTTTAAACGTCGGCGACACGGAGTTCGTTCATATGAAGGGCAGGGAAGGCATATACGTGAAGGTTGACTCAGTTATAGATTCCATAAAGAAGAAGGTGATGTATGAAACAGCTCAAAGACACCCTGAATGGCCCCCTCAAAAAGTTGAACACGTCGCAGAAAACGTAGCCATTGGTGCACTGGTGTACGCATTGGTGAAAGGCGACGCAGATAAAATAATAATCTTTGACAGAGAGGAGGCTTTAAAGATTGAGGGGGATACCGGACCGTACTTACAATATTCTTATGCGAGGGCTTGTAGGATACTTGAGAAGTCACCAATAAAAGAGGAGGTTAAGCGTAGAGAAGCCTTAGAAAAGCAAGAAATAGCCCTCCTCAGAGAGATATCTCTCTTCCCCCTTGTGGTGGAAGAATCCGTAAAGTTGATGCTGCTCAAGAAGCTTGCCAACTATGCATATAACTTAGCATCGGCCTTCAATAACTTCTATGAATCTTGTCCTGTATTAACAGACGATGAAGAGACCATGAAGTTTAGACTAAGTCTTATCAAGGCTTATCTGATAACTATGGGCAATTGCCTAAGGATTCTTGGCATACCTATAGTTGAAGAAATGTAA
- a CDS encoding DNA-directed RNA polymerase subunit N, whose protein sequence is MMFPIRCFTCGALIADKWEEYKARVDAGESPAKVLDELGIKRYCCRRMFISSEDYFDEVVEFRSKFGKKGDTKT, encoded by the coding sequence TTGATGTTTCCGATCAGATGTTTCACATGTGGCGCCCTAATAGCGGATAAATGGGAGGAGTATAAGGCTAGGGTGGATGCAGGTGAGAGCCCTGCCAAGGTTCTCGACGAACTTGGTATAAAGAGGTACTGTTGTAGAAGAATGTTCATATCTTCAGAAGATTATTTTGACGAAGTTGTGGAGTTTAGGTCAAAGTTTGGTAAGAAAGGAGACACGAAGACGTGA
- the rpsB gene encoding 30S ribosomal protein S2 yields MESTQSAEAEIIELFVKNAMHVGSKVKVKHAEKFIYKLRQDGIYLIDVKKTIERLNVAAKFISFFPPEKVAVVSTHVYGVRAVQRFCELTGCIPVVQKIRSGMFTNRVLKYYMEPQLVLVSDPRYDAQAIEEAAIARIPVIAFCSTDNMLSNIDLAVPINNRGKSSLPYAFWYLAKRVLIERGLLTPEKEAEITPESFMSTSVT; encoded by the coding sequence ATGGAATCAACACAATCGGCAGAAGCAGAGATTATAGAGCTATTCGTGAAGAACGCAATGCATGTCGGCTCAAAGGTTAAGGTGAAACACGCTGAGAAATTCATATATAAGCTGAGACAGGACGGCATCTATCTGATAGATGTAAAGAAGACAATAGAAAGGCTTAACGTTGCAGCAAAATTCATCTCGTTCTTCCCGCCGGAAAAAGTTGCCGTGGTTTCAACGCACGTTTATGGTGTAAGAGCGGTCCAGAGGTTTTGCGAACTTACCGGTTGCATACCTGTCGTCCAAAAAATTCGTTCAGGAATGTTCACAAACAGGGTCTTAAAATACTATATGGAGCCCCAACTCGTACTAGTCTCCGACCCCCGCTACGATGCCCAGGCAATAGAGGAGGCGGCAATAGCTAGGATACCGGTGATAGCGTTCTGCAGCACGGACAATATGCTCAGCAACATAGATCTAGCCGTTCCAATAAACAACAGGGGAAAGTCATCCCTACCATATGCATTTTGGTATTTAGCGAAGCGTGTCTTAATAGAGAGAGGTCTGCTGACGCCGGAGAAGGAAGCAGAAATAACGCCAGAAAGCTTCATGTCAACGTCGGTCACTTAG
- the amrB gene encoding AmmeMemoRadiSam system protein B: MGIRKPVVAGSFYAGTQKLLIEQIKWAFLHPIGPGRLPKDVWGDKRIPALVCPHAGYIYSGPVAAHSYTSIEGRKKPKVVVIVGPNHSGIGSEVSVYPEGEWYTPLGSVPIDSDLAKRISKNSDLISLDEYSHDEEHSLEVQLPFLQYTLGTFRLVPIVMLNQDKDVAKEVGRAIAESVREQDVLLIASSDFTHYEPDSVAKKKDTMAIERISALDVEGFYDVVFKHRITACGYGPVAAIMTASKILGAKNAKLLKYATSGDVTGDRSAVVGYASILIEIELESQ, from the coding sequence ATGGGTATACGTAAGCCGGTCGTCGCCGGCAGCTTTTATGCTGGTACCCAGAAGCTCCTGATAGAGCAGATAAAATGGGCTTTTTTACATCCAATTGGTCCAGGAAGGTTGCCAAAGGATGTATGGGGTGATAAGAGAATACCTGCACTCGTATGCCCCCATGCTGGCTACATATACTCCGGGCCCGTAGCAGCCCATTCATACACCTCTATCGAAGGTAGAAAGAAGCCGAAAGTCGTGGTTATAGTAGGACCTAATCACTCTGGTATAGGTTCAGAAGTTTCTGTATATCCGGAAGGTGAATGGTATACTCCGCTCGGTAGTGTGCCGATCGACTCAGATTTGGCCAAGCGCATCTCGAAGAACTCGGATCTTATAAGCTTAGATGAGTACTCGCATGATGAAGAACACTCACTCGAGGTCCAACTTCCGTTTCTTCAATATACATTAGGAACGTTTAGACTCGTACCCATCGTGATGTTAAACCAAGATAAGGATGTAGCAAAGGAAGTCGGTAGGGCTATAGCAGAATCAGTTCGTGAGCAAGACGTGCTACTTATCGCTTCGTCGGATTTTACACATTATGAACCAGACTCCGTCGCTAAGAAAAAAGATACCATGGCAATAGAGCGTATAAGCGCTTTAGATGTTGAAGGGTTTTATGACGTGGTATTCAAACATAGAATTACAGCATGTGGTTACGGACCAGTGGCTGCTATAATGACGGCATCAAAGATTTTAGGTGCCAAGAATGCTAAGTTGTTAAAGTACGCAACGAGTGGGGACGTTACTGGTGATAGGTCGGCGGTCGTTGGGTATGCCTCTATACTCATAGAGATAGAGTTAGAAAGTCAGTGA
- the rpsI gene encoding 30S ribosomal protein S9 — MSKVLEQIFVGKRKTAVARLKVRHGNGEVLINNVPVEMIGNEIAIKKILTPLHFDEKFWKTHTFDVNVSGGGVLAAADAIAIAIAKAIAAHSSKAREAILQFDRALLVDDPRRAEPKKPNRRSARRFKQKSYR, encoded by the coding sequence GTGAGCAAGGTGCTTGAACAGATATTCGTAGGAAAGAGGAAAACGGCCGTGGCAAGGCTTAAGGTGAGACATGGGAATGGTGAAGTACTGATAAATAACGTGCCCGTCGAGATGATCGGTAACGAAATTGCTATTAAAAAAATATTAACACCTTTGCATTTTGACGAGAAATTTTGGAAGACACATACTTTTGATGTAAATGTTTCAGGTGGCGGAGTTCTAGCCGCCGCTGATGCTATAGCGATCGCGATAGCAAAAGCTATTGCAGCTCACAGTTCTAAGGCAAGAGAGGCTATACTCCAGTTTGACCGCGCGTTATTGGTGGATGATCCACGCAGGGCCGAACCTAAAAAGCCAAATAGAAGATCAGCAAGAAGATTCAAACAAAAGTCATATAGGTAA
- a CDS encoding TGS domain-containing protein, which produces MPTNLPAEAKAKLAKYREARTHEEKIKALEEAISCIPHHKHTEKMLRQLKKRLAQLRRELEHKPAKGGRRDDFSIEREGAAQVVLLGATNTGKSSLLAMLTNAKPEIANYPMTTRRPIPGMMEYEDVEIQIVELPAILTETLEETSIAYKSLGMARNADLIVVVLDASNRPLEQFRKIVEMLEDVGVVLKKERTKVILEKKDSGGIRLVTFGKFNGTVDEIKRLLESVGIRNAVVKIIGDATIEDIEEQVIYEFVYKKGLVILNKFDLMSGNIDEIEDLNLQLETPLVKISAKDGKGLEELKRLIFENLGLMRVYTQKDGVIARKPIVVPIGTTVGQLAYLIHKELAENFRYARVWGTSVKVQGQKVGADHVLQDKDLIEIFTL; this is translated from the coding sequence ATGCCAACGAACCTGCCGGCAGAGGCAAAAGCCAAGCTAGCTAAGTACAGAGAGGCAAGGACGCACGAGGAAAAAATCAAGGCATTAGAGGAAGCGATATCCTGCATACCCCATCATAAACACACAGAGAAAATGCTCAGACAGCTGAAGAAGAGACTCGCCCAACTTAGACGCGAACTTGAGCACAAACCGGCAAAGGGTGGAAGAAGGGACGATTTTAGTATTGAAAGAGAAGGCGCAGCCCAAGTTGTCCTGCTAGGTGCCACAAACACAGGTAAGTCTTCGTTACTTGCGATGCTCACGAACGCAAAACCCGAGATAGCTAATTATCCTATGACAACGAGAAGACCCATACCAGGGATGATGGAATATGAAGATGTTGAGATACAGATTGTAGAGCTTCCAGCCATTCTAACGGAGACGTTGGAAGAGACAAGCATAGCATATAAGAGTCTTGGTATGGCAAGAAATGCCGACCTCATAGTAGTAGTTCTAGACGCATCTAACAGACCGCTCGAGCAATTCAGAAAAATTGTTGAAATGCTAGAAGACGTTGGTGTGGTGCTAAAGAAGGAGCGGACGAAAGTCATACTTGAGAAAAAAGATAGCGGTGGTATAAGACTTGTAACGTTTGGTAAGTTTAATGGCACCGTGGATGAGATCAAAAGGTTACTTGAAAGTGTTGGAATAAGGAATGCGGTAGTCAAGATAATAGGTGATGCCACGATTGAGGACATCGAAGAGCAAGTCATATACGAATTCGTTTACAAGAAGGGACTTGTAATACTTAACAAGTTTGACCTTATGTCTGGAAATATAGACGAAATTGAAGATTTGAACTTACAACTCGAAACCCCTCTAGTAAAGATCTCTGCAAAAGATGGGAAGGGTTTGGAAGAGTTGAAACGACTGATATTCGAAAACCTAGGGCTCATGAGGGTTTACACACAAAAGGACGGAGTAATCGCAAGAAAGCCAATAGTCGTGCCGATCGGTACAACTGTGGGTCAGCTTGCGTACCTTATCCATAAAGAGCTTGCAGAGAACTTTAGGTATGCAAGGGTTTGGGGCACATCCGTCAAAGTGCAAGGCCAAAAAGTAGGTGCTGATCATGTGCTTCAGGACAAAGATTTGATTGAGATATTCACTCTGTAG
- a CDS encoding 50S ribosomal protein L18e yields the protein MLNLQTYRALKKLAKESRFWRAILKEANRPKRVVNVYKLNRYTKDGEVVFVPGKLLGFGNIDHPVTVSAFAFSKSAYEKVIKAGGNILSIEDFMKLYPKGRGVKIIG from the coding sequence ATGCTTAATTTACAAACATATCGTGCACTCAAAAAGTTAGCAAAGGAATCTAGATTTTGGAGAGCGATTCTCAAGGAGGCGAATAGACCTAAGAGGGTAGTAAACGTGTACAAGTTGAACAGGTATACAAAAGACGGCGAGGTTGTCTTTGTTCCAGGCAAGTTGTTAGGGTTCGGGAATATAGACCATCCCGTTACGGTATCCGCTTTTGCATTCTCCAAGTCTGCATACGAAAAGGTCATAAAAGCCGGTGGCAACATTCTCTCTATAGAGGATTTTATGAAACTCTATCCAAAAGGAAGGGGTGTAAAAATAATTGGTTAA
- the rplM gene encoding 50S ribosomal protein L13, translating into MVNVQNYVQEEEIAVDATNLKLGRLASYVAKNLMQGRRVVVVNAEKAVVTGNKKAILERYLMLVGRSQKRSIHRPSVWYPRTPNKLVWYAIVRMLPRKKAKGKMATHRLKVYVGIPEEYKNAKLVSFEDAKLTSIRNRSGKLIRYMTIEQISRELRGGGQK; encoded by the coding sequence TTGGTTAATGTTCAGAATTACGTACAAGAGGAAGAGATAGCCGTCGATGCCACTAACCTAAAGCTAGGTAGATTGGCGTCTTACGTAGCAAAGAATCTCATGCAAGGTAGGAGGGTCGTTGTCGTAAATGCTGAGAAAGCTGTAGTCACCGGAAACAAGAAGGCCATTCTTGAGAGGTATCTTATGCTCGTAGGGAGGAGCCAAAAGAGGTCAATACATAGGCCGAGTGTATGGTATCCTAGAACACCAAATAAGCTGGTTTGGTATGCTATAGTGAGGATGCTCCCGAGGAAGAAAGCCAAAGGTAAAATGGCGACGCACAGACTTAAAGTGTACGTGGGCATACCAGAAGAATACAAGAATGCAAAGCTGGTATCTTTTGAAGATGCCAAACTAACCAGTATCAGGAATAGGAGTGGTAAGCTTATAAGATACATGACAATCGAGCAAATATCTAGGGAATTAAGGGGTGGGGGACAAAAGTGA
- a CDS encoding DNA-directed RNA polymerase subunit D: MNSGENMAVRLLESDDKSIKIEFEGVPLAVANAIRRFIISEVPTMAIEEVLIIENSSGMTNEVLAHRISLIPFISNIDLYVPPDECTCGSKLGCEKCVVRYVLKAEAVDQPITVYSGDMIPEDPNTTVVPVSGNIPIVKLAPGERIELELYVRVGKGKKHAKWQPGIATLYESKESADKRVLFVESFGFLEPKRMVLEAIKILNKKINELMQTIRESDQHA, encoded by the coding sequence ATGAACAGCGGCGAAAATATGGCAGTGAGGCTATTGGAGTCGGACGACAAGTCAATTAAGATAGAATTCGAAGGTGTACCACTAGCTGTAGCCAACGCTATAAGGAGGTTTATAATATCCGAGGTGCCTACGATGGCGATCGAAGAGGTGCTGATCATAGAGAACAGCTCCGGAATGACTAATGAAGTACTTGCCCACAGGATATCCTTAATTCCCTTCATCTCAAACATCGATCTTTATGTACCACCGGATGAGTGCACATGCGGCAGCAAACTAGGTTGCGAAAAATGCGTTGTTAGATACGTCCTAAAGGCAGAGGCGGTTGATCAGCCTATAACCGTATACTCTGGGGATATGATACCGGAGGACCCAAACACAACCGTCGTCCCCGTCAGTGGTAACATACCTATCGTTAAGTTAGCGCCTGGCGAGAGGATAGAACTTGAACTCTACGTTAGGGTTGGAAAAGGGAAGAAGCATGCTAAGTGGCAACCGGGTATAGCTACGCTATATGAGTCTAAAGAAAGTGCCGATAAGAGAGTACTTTTCGTAGAATCCTTTGGATTCCTGGAACCGAAGAGAATGGTACTCGAGGCCATTAAAATTCTTAACAAGAAGATAAATGAGTTAATGCAGACAATCAGGGAGAGTGATCAGCATGCTTAA